GGGCGGGGTCGCGGCGCTCGCGGGCATCGCCACCCGTCGGGACGCCCCTTCGGTGTTCGTCAAGGGCTTCGCCGACGCGCCCGCCGAGGGGGTCTTCGTCGCGGAGGCCGAAGGGCTGGCCGCCCTACGCGAACTCGGCGGCATGGCCACACCCGACGTGCTCCTGGCGGACCCGGAACTGCTCGTGTTGTCGGTGCTGCGCCCGAGGCCGCACACCGAGAGCTTCTGGGAGCAGCTGGCGCACCTGCTCGCCCGCATGCACACGAGCACGACCCATCCTCGCTTCGGATGGCACCACGACAACTGGCTGGGCCGCCGCCGCCAGGTCAACACGTGGCATGACGACGGGTTTGCGTTCTTCGCAGAGCACCGGCTGCTTCGGTGGCTCGGGGAGCCCCGCGTCGAGGCGGCGCTCGACGCGGCGGACCGCGCGGCACTGGAGCGGCTGTGTCACCGACTGCCGGACCTGCTGCCGGACCGGCCCGCGTGCCTGACACACGGCGACCTGTGGACGCAGAACATCATGGCCACCTCGGACGGGCAGCCCGCGTTGATCGACCCGGCCGTGTCGTACATGTGGGCCGAAGTCGACCTCGCCCATGTGTGGTCCACCTCGCCCCCGCCCGAGGCGCAACGGTTCTTCGAGGTCTACGCGGACCTGACCTCGCTGGACGACGGCTGGCAGGCCCGCATGCCGGTCGTCCAGCTGCGACAACACCTCGCCGTGCTGGCCCAGTTCGACGACGACTGGGGTGCTGGCGAGCAGATCCGCGCCACCCTTGCCCCGTTCCGGACGCGATCCTGACCAGACGCCCGGCAGTTGACCGCCGCAACCGCGCGAGCGGCCGTGTCGGAGCGGGTCTCACGGACGAGCGTCGTCATCATCGCCGCCCCGACCGCGACCAGGGCGACGCCCACGAACGTTGACGGCGGCCACCAGGGTGACGACCGCAGCGGTCAACTGCAGCACACCACCGAGCAGATCGACCAGGCTGGAGATGGCGCCAGCGTCGGGAACAAGGTGCATCGCGGCCTCCGGGTTCGTGCCCACCGTCCGCTTCCTGCGGAAGGCCCTCCCCCGGGCCCAGCGGTAACCGCTTGGACGCCGCTGTCATTGTGGCACCCTCCCGCACAGCAGAGGAAGGGGCGAACCCGGTGGTCCTAGCGCAGCTCCGCGATCCTGGCTCGGGTGTTGGCCGGGGCTTCGGGGTGCCCACGCTCGACATCGGCCCTGACGTCAGCCACCGTCTTGCCGGCAAGCTCCCGTCGCCAGGCCAGTTCGGCGCCCCGCATCGTCTGGGTGAACGCGCAGGACTGTCGATAGTCGACGCCCGCGTGCTCCCCCGGCCCCTTGCTGAGAATCTCGTCGCACTGAAACAGCTCCTCCGAGCCCTCGATCGCGACCACGATGTCCAACAGGGAGACCGCTGCCGGGGCCCGGTCCAGCCGGAAGCCCCCGCGCGGCCCTGAGGTCGACGTCAGGATCCCGGCTCGGACCAAGGCTTGGAGCTGCTTGTTCAGGTAGGCCGGAGGCAGCTCATAAAACGCCGCGAGGATGCCGGTTGAAACGGGCGCGTCCATCCAGCTCAGGTTGAGACACGTGTGGAGGGCCCACTCGACGCCCTGACTCATCCGCATAATCCTGGATTCTACATATCCAGAATTTGTGACTCACGCCATGAT
This portion of the Micromonospora zamorensis genome encodes:
- a CDS encoding fructosamine kinase family protein → MSSTTTLLERLLQAGMSEVVTVEPVTGGVAALAGIATRRDAPSVFVKGFADAPAEGVFVAEAEGLAALRELGGMATPDVLLADPELLVLSVLRPRPHTESFWEQLAHLLARMHTSTTHPRFGWHHDNWLGRRRQVNTWHDDGFAFFAEHRLLRWLGEPRVEAALDAADRAALERLCHRLPDLLPDRPACLTHGDLWTQNIMATSDGQPALIDPAVSYMWAEVDLAHVWSTSPPPEAQRFFEVYADLTSLDDGWQARMPVVQLRQHLAVLAQFDDDWGAGEQIRATLAPFRTRS
- a CDS encoding RrF2 family transcriptional regulator — translated: MRMSQGVEWALHTCLNLSWMDAPVSTGILAAFYELPPAYLNKQLQALVRAGILTSTSGPRGGFRLDRAPAAVSLLDIVVAIEGSEELFQCDEILSKGPGEHAGVDYRQSCAFTQTMRGAELAWRRELAGKTVADVRADVERGHPEAPANTRARIAELR